Proteins encoded together in one Planctomyces sp. SH-PL14 window:
- a CDS encoding alpha/beta fold hydrolase, which yields MVHEYSGARNPTLVMLPGLDGCQTIFEPLRACLPQTLTTKVLCYPQDVPLTYDELTQFTRGSLPPDEPYLLLGHSFAGPLAIRLAAEKHGNLMGLILAVGFARSPHPWIPKVSRHLIGPLVHTAFPILRWANRVFHWEKSIGIQNAIGVVVETMPPQVFADRVRQTLVIDYREELKKLAVPVLSLSGRFDLLVPPWNSRAMEKIVERHAPQCPEFVRRVFPMGHMVLRGRPEESAAAIVEMFVACTTGQSVEAVVQSGEPADD from the coding sequence ATGGTCCACGAATACTCCGGCGCTCGAAACCCGACGCTGGTGATGTTGCCTGGCCTCGATGGATGCCAGACCATCTTCGAACCGCTCCGGGCGTGTCTTCCCCAGACGCTGACGACGAAAGTCCTGTGCTATCCGCAGGATGTTCCGCTCACCTATGACGAACTGACGCAGTTCACCCGCGGCTCGCTTCCCCCGGACGAGCCGTATCTGCTGCTGGGACACTCGTTTGCCGGGCCGCTGGCGATCCGACTGGCAGCCGAGAAGCACGGGAACCTGATGGGGCTGATCCTGGCGGTCGGGTTCGCCCGCTCTCCTCATCCGTGGATTCCGAAGGTGTCCCGGCACCTGATCGGCCCTCTCGTTCATACCGCGTTCCCGATTCTCCGCTGGGCGAACCGGGTTTTTCACTGGGAGAAGTCGATCGGCATCCAGAACGCGATCGGCGTGGTGGTCGAGACGATGCCTCCCCAGGTGTTTGCCGACCGGGTTCGCCAGACCCTGGTCATCGACTACCGCGAGGAACTTAAGAAACTGGCCGTTCCGGTGCTGAGCCTGTCCGGGCGATTTGATTTGCTCGTTCCGCCTTGGAATTCGCGGGCCATGGAGAAGATCGTCGAGCGGCATGCGCCGCAGTGTCCGGAGTTCGTTCGACGGGTGTTTCCGATGGGACACATGGTGCTGCGGGGGCGGCCGGAGGAGTCGGCGGCGGCGATCGTCGAGATGTTCGTCGCCTGCACGACCGGCCAATCGGTCGAGGCGGTGGTCCAGTCCGGCGAGCCGGCTGACGACTGA
- a CDS encoding tetratricopeptide repeat protein: MPAPNAAPAHPDSTAAAGAPAPWWTDYVLCALLALSIVLVFGQAAGFDFVNFDDHLYLDKHDHVRGGPTGENLLWGLTTLHLSNWHPLTWWSWQFDTLVWGYGPRGFHITNVLLHVLNTLLVYRLARQWTENRANAFLLALVFAVHPLRWESVGWISERKGLLSSLFALLAIDRYHAYVRSPGLARMAIVALCLTLSLMSKAMAVTLPFVLLLLDWYPYRRWKSASDLPRLIAEKWALWLLVIASCVVTYIAQKAGGSVRTLEEVPVAQRFANVGWAYMTYVVQTLWPANLCAYYPMGRPRPMEQYALAFALLLGLTVGAVLIRRRLPAVTAGWLIFLGTLVPVIGLVQVGVAAHADRYTYLPGIALLITLGTLVVKGMEHRLPQRGRRFLAAVVVVVLGIVSLRQGGTWADGRTLWTQAAAASPCESNSWQLGAFEMRARRYDAAAAAFEQACRHLPEAADLWAILATAYDNAQRGDEAEEAARHSLSLTKFVTPDSRARCELVLGKAAERRGARDEAAKRYIAGLDQAKEIDIAGELASRLVRVGGAEQAIPYLQSLCLALPGSSEFRGNLANAYAELGNWAFAAAAFEDAVKLSPDDPKMRSRWVTALLASGNKERAREEALRVVELDPKWPNAALRAASQMTAQQVSRSKLEEGYWLAGAVALVFEAPPAEALGAMANGAAGLGRLDEADALAKQAAETARANGQTDLADAIEERRAQLRTGGEAGPGREPPM; encoded by the coding sequence GTGCCTGCGCCGAACGCAGCTCCGGCCCATCCTGATTCGACGGCCGCCGCCGGGGCTCCCGCGCCCTGGTGGACCGACTACGTCCTGTGCGCCCTTCTCGCCCTGTCGATCGTCCTCGTCTTCGGACAGGCCGCCGGTTTCGATTTCGTCAACTTTGACGATCACCTGTACCTCGACAAGCATGACCACGTCCGCGGGGGACCGACGGGCGAAAACCTGCTGTGGGGCCTGACGACGCTGCACCTCTCCAACTGGCATCCCCTGACGTGGTGGTCGTGGCAGTTCGACACGCTCGTCTGGGGCTACGGCCCCCGCGGCTTCCACATCACGAACGTCCTGCTGCACGTTCTAAATACGCTCCTCGTCTACCGCCTCGCCCGGCAATGGACCGAGAATCGAGCGAACGCCTTCCTCCTCGCGCTCGTGTTTGCGGTCCATCCGCTCCGCTGGGAGTCGGTCGGCTGGATCTCCGAGCGGAAAGGACTCCTGAGCAGCCTGTTCGCCCTGCTGGCGATCGATCGCTACCACGCGTACGTCCGGTCCCCCGGACTGGCGAGGATGGCAATCGTCGCGCTGTGCCTCACGCTGAGCCTGATGTCAAAGGCCATGGCGGTCACGCTGCCTTTTGTCCTGCTGCTGCTCGACTGGTATCCGTACCGCCGCTGGAAGTCCGCTTCCGATCTGCCGCGTCTCATCGCCGAGAAGTGGGCTCTCTGGCTGCTGGTGATTGCTTCCTGCGTCGTCACCTACATCGCCCAGAAGGCGGGCGGATCGGTGCGAACACTGGAAGAGGTCCCGGTCGCTCAGCGGTTTGCCAATGTCGGCTGGGCCTACATGACGTATGTGGTCCAGACGCTCTGGCCGGCGAACCTGTGCGCCTACTATCCAATGGGCCGCCCCCGGCCCATGGAGCAGTACGCTCTGGCCTTCGCGCTCCTGCTCGGGCTGACAGTCGGGGCGGTCCTGATCCGGCGGCGGCTTCCCGCGGTGACAGCCGGCTGGCTGATCTTTCTCGGGACGCTCGTCCCCGTGATCGGTCTCGTCCAGGTCGGCGTCGCTGCGCACGCCGACCGCTACACGTATCTCCCGGGCATCGCGCTTCTGATTACCCTGGGGACCCTGGTCGTTAAAGGGATGGAGCATCGGTTGCCTCAACGGGGCCGGCGTTTCCTGGCCGCCGTTGTCGTGGTCGTCCTGGGAATCGTCAGCCTTCGCCAGGGGGGGACATGGGCCGACGGGCGAACGCTCTGGACGCAGGCCGCCGCCGCCTCGCCGTGCGAATCGAATTCGTGGCAGCTCGGCGCGTTTGAGATGCGGGCCCGCCGTTACGACGCCGCCGCGGCGGCCTTCGAACAGGCGTGCCGGCATCTCCCCGAAGCGGCCGACCTGTGGGCGATCCTGGCGACCGCCTATGACAACGCCCAGCGTGGGGACGAGGCCGAGGAGGCTGCCCGCCACTCCTTGTCGCTCACGAAATTCGTCACGCCCGACTCCCGTGCGCGATGCGAGCTCGTCCTGGGTAAGGCGGCCGAACGCCGCGGAGCGAGGGACGAAGCGGCCAAGCGGTACATCGCGGGGCTGGATCAGGCGAAAGAGATCGACATTGCTGGCGAGCTCGCCTCGCGTCTCGTGCGGGTTGGCGGGGCGGAGCAGGCGATCCCGTACCTGCAGAGCCTTTGTCTGGCGCTCCCCGGAAGTTCCGAGTTCCGGGGGAACCTTGCGAATGCGTACGCGGAGCTTGGCAACTGGGCCTTCGCGGCGGCCGCCTTCGAGGACGCGGTGAAGCTGAGTCCTGATGATCCCAAGATGCGCAGCCGGTGGGTTACGGCGCTGCTGGCGTCGGGGAACAAGGAGCGGGCGCGGGAGGAAGCGCTGAGGGTGGTTGAGCTGGATCCGAAGTGGCCGAACGCGGCGCTCCGGGCAGCGAGTCAGATGACGGCGCAGCAGGTCTCGCGCTCCAAGCTGGAGGAGGGGTACTGGCTGGCTGGCGCGGTGGCGCTCGTGTTTGAGGCGCCGCCGGCGGAGGCGTTGGGGGCGATGGCCAATGGCGCGGCGGGGCTGGGCCGTCTTGACGAAGCGGATGCCCTGGCCAAGCAGGCCGCTGAGACCGCGAGAGCCAATGGCCAGACGGATCTGGCTGATGCTATTGAAGAGCGCCGGGCCCAGCTTCGAACTGGAGGAGAGGCAGGGCCGGGGCGTGAACCGCCGATGTGA
- a CDS encoding DUF2079 domain-containing protein: MAARPPRPPVPLLSVPRPVRGLLTVVLGLIGTWLAAVTIFESSQLAAAYVPPRMYAGFVQTLGGKLDLQNGQVVGARLPLAPILLPLAVLTGITWVGGALVVSRRRRIDLVDAMSAWGSAGWSWWFLPGAWALGVTLTGGGSSSLGVTLQALSEFALSIAAAGWIATWTWLVTVPAPSPADSDVAATDAANHRRFSRIVLIGMAIYVVVFTAMNWGLWFNMRIPHGDSAMYEEHLWNLLHGKGFRSYLDPGLFLGEHIQVIHLFLIPVYVLWPSHLLMELCESLALASGAWFVFRMAEQHARSSRIGAGLALCYLLYAPMHFLDIEIDLKTFRPEAFGIPLLLWTLWKVDQQKWKSAAVGLVLTLLVKEDYPLVFAPLGVWIALWGNPGERPDGTKPSRRFLWWFGGAVTVLSVAYLLVTVKFVIPWFKGQQVHYASYFAKFGKTTGEVMLNMLIRPDILWSEIVQPRSFIYAAHLLVPMGMLCLFAPTRLLVAVPTFMLLCLNELAQQPPAPVHHFHAPIIPVLFWAAAGGLGWMSRPSWLSPYITKFHVLGTGVSPAPTERERGEALAVFAVACAGLTGAVVGFSPLSLKFWEPGQPHYWRSLYLPGERPKEFAKIADLIPRTARVASTDFVHPRYTHHERSYDYSNYIRAVAGFTTSVPPDTEYIVIDTQHPYSEIRSPADVRELKDAPDEWELLPDTTDGYFIVLRKKNVAAKER; this comes from the coding sequence ATGGCTGCTCGTCCCCCCCGACCACCGGTTCCGCTCCTCTCCGTTCCGCGTCCCGTCCGCGGTCTGCTGACCGTCGTCCTCGGGCTGATCGGCACCTGGCTGGCCGCCGTGACAATCTTCGAGAGCAGCCAGCTCGCCGCCGCCTACGTCCCACCCCGCATGTACGCCGGCTTCGTTCAGACGCTCGGCGGCAAACTCGACCTCCAGAACGGCCAGGTCGTCGGAGCGCGGCTCCCGCTGGCGCCAATCCTCCTCCCGCTGGCGGTCCTGACCGGCATCACCTGGGTCGGCGGCGCCTTGGTCGTCAGCCGCCGGCGGCGGATCGACCTCGTCGACGCCATGAGCGCGTGGGGCTCCGCCGGATGGTCATGGTGGTTCCTGCCGGGAGCCTGGGCCCTCGGCGTGACACTGACAGGCGGCGGAAGCAGCAGCCTCGGCGTCACGCTCCAAGCCCTCTCGGAATTCGCCCTGTCGATCGCCGCCGCTGGCTGGATCGCCACCTGGACCTGGCTCGTGACCGTCCCGGCTCCATCGCCTGCGGACTCCGACGTGGCCGCCACGGACGCCGCCAATCATCGACGGTTCTCCCGGATCGTCCTGATCGGAATGGCGATCTACGTCGTCGTGTTCACCGCGATGAACTGGGGACTGTGGTTCAACATGCGGATTCCCCACGGGGATTCGGCGATGTACGAGGAGCACCTGTGGAATCTCCTCCACGGCAAGGGCTTTCGCAGCTACCTCGATCCGGGGCTGTTCCTGGGCGAACATATCCAGGTCATCCACCTGTTCCTGATCCCCGTCTACGTTCTCTGGCCGTCGCACCTCCTGATGGAGCTGTGCGAGTCGCTGGCCCTCGCTTCGGGAGCCTGGTTCGTCTTCCGGATGGCGGAGCAGCACGCCCGCAGCTCCCGCATCGGAGCGGGCCTCGCCCTCTGCTATCTGCTCTACGCCCCGATGCACTTTCTGGACATCGAGATCGACCTCAAGACCTTCCGCCCCGAGGCGTTCGGAATCCCGCTCCTGCTCTGGACGCTGTGGAAGGTCGACCAGCAGAAATGGAAGTCCGCCGCCGTCGGCCTCGTGCTGACGCTGCTCGTGAAAGAGGACTATCCGCTCGTCTTCGCGCCGCTCGGCGTCTGGATCGCGCTGTGGGGAAATCCCGGGGAGCGTCCCGACGGCACCAAGCCCTCGCGACGTTTCCTGTGGTGGTTTGGCGGGGCCGTGACGGTCCTGTCGGTCGCCTACCTGCTTGTCACGGTCAAGTTCGTGATTCCGTGGTTCAAGGGGCAGCAGGTCCACTACGCCAGCTACTTCGCCAAGTTCGGCAAGACAACGGGTGAAGTCATGCTGAACATGCTGATCCGCCCGGACATCCTCTGGTCCGAGATCGTCCAGCCGCGATCGTTTATCTACGCCGCGCACCTGCTGGTCCCGATGGGGATGCTGTGCCTCTTCGCGCCGACGCGTCTGCTCGTTGCCGTGCCGACCTTCATGCTCCTCTGCCTGAACGAACTCGCCCAACAGCCCCCGGCCCCGGTCCATCACTTCCACGCCCCGATCATCCCGGTCCTGTTCTGGGCGGCCGCCGGAGGGCTCGGCTGGATGTCACGGCCGTCCTGGCTGTCACCCTACATCACAAAGTTCCACGTCCTCGGAACGGGTGTCAGCCCCGCGCCCACCGAACGGGAACGGGGCGAAGCGCTCGCCGTCTTTGCCGTCGCTTGTGCCGGGCTGACCGGCGCGGTCGTCGGCTTCTCGCCGCTGAGCCTCAAGTTCTGGGAGCCGGGCCAGCCGCACTACTGGCGGTCGCTGTATCTCCCGGGAGAGCGTCCGAAGGAGTTCGCCAAGATCGCCGACCTCATTCCGCGAACCGCCCGCGTCGCCTCGACCGACTTCGTCCACCCGCGGTACACGCATCACGAGCGATCGTACGACTACAGTAACTACATCCGCGCGGTGGCGGGCTTCACGACCTCCGTCCCGCCGGACACGGAGTACATCGTCATCGACACGCAGCACCCCTACAGCGAGATCCGCTCCCCGGCCGACGTCCGCGAACTCAAGGACGCGCCCGATGAGTGGGAGCTGCTGCCGGACACGACCGATGGTTACTTCATCGTCCTGAGGAAAAAGAACGTAGCCGCAAAGGAGCGGTGA
- a CDS encoding Uma2 family endonuclease: MLQPLMTIEEFLEKRPDLPESGQWTELRDGAPVSFDPPGVDHGTVILNLSKLLSEYVHQSDQGYAAFDVGVVLHRSPDFVVFPSVSYFLEGPRFAESDNAVATRPPAFVVEILSTPDRQREFAARAGRYLEAGIPLVWGIVPTNQTVDVLTQTGPARRALRTDHLTADPVLPEFGVTVASLFVEPDWYSRPAPRKE, encoded by the coding sequence ATGCTGCAGCCACTCATGACCATCGAAGAGTTCCTCGAAAAACGCCCGGATCTCCCCGAGTCCGGACAGTGGACCGAACTCCGCGACGGCGCCCCCGTCAGCTTCGATCCCCCAGGCGTCGACCACGGAACCGTCATCCTCAATCTGTCGAAACTCCTCTCCGAATACGTCCACCAGTCCGATCAGGGCTACGCCGCGTTCGACGTCGGAGTCGTTCTCCACCGCAGCCCCGACTTCGTTGTCTTCCCCTCCGTCAGCTACTTCCTCGAAGGACCGCGCTTCGCTGAGTCCGACAACGCCGTCGCCACCCGCCCCCCCGCTTTCGTCGTCGAAATTCTCTCCACGCCGGACCGGCAACGGGAATTTGCCGCGCGTGCCGGCCGCTACCTGGAGGCTGGAATTCCACTCGTCTGGGGAATCGTCCCCACCAACCAGACGGTCGACGTTCTGACACAAACCGGCCCTGCCCGTCGAGCCCTGCGGACCGATCACCTGACCGCCGATCCGGTCCTGCCGGAATTTGGTGTCACCGTCGCGTCGCTCTTTGTGGAGCCCGACTGGTATTCCCGCCCCGCCCCCCGGAAAGAGTGA
- the pyrF gene encoding orotidine-5'-phosphate decarboxylase: protein MSYRDRLDAAVRTKKTPALVGLDPRLSQIPQEIQERARRRALSASEVTALAYEEFCCRIIDVVAPLVPAVKPQAAFFEEAGPAGTVALWRVTQYARAAGLIVIMDAKRGDIGTTAEGYARAYLAGADVAAAPWGADALTVNAYLGPDTLEPFVKVASEREAGIYVLVRTSNPGSAGFQSRPGDAVPIYRSVAELVETLAARTGGAVGAVVGATYPEELVELRGVMPSAPLLVPGYGAQGGSSADTAAAFHSTGLGALVNSSRGIIFAFEKNRTPRWEDAVEAATKAMIADLAAHTPAGTLTKS, encoded by the coding sequence ATGAGCTACCGCGACCGACTCGACGCCGCTGTCCGCACCAAGAAGACCCCTGCCCTCGTGGGTCTCGATCCCCGGCTCTCCCAGATTCCGCAGGAGATCCAGGAGCGAGCCCGCCGCCGGGCCCTCAGTGCGTCCGAAGTGACGGCTCTCGCCTACGAAGAGTTCTGCTGCAGGATCATCGACGTCGTCGCCCCCCTGGTCCCGGCGGTCAAGCCGCAGGCCGCCTTCTTCGAGGAAGCGGGCCCGGCCGGGACCGTCGCCCTCTGGCGGGTCACTCAGTACGCCCGCGCGGCGGGACTGATCGTGATCATGGACGCCAAGCGGGGGGACATCGGCACAACCGCGGAAGGTTACGCGCGGGCCTACCTCGCGGGAGCCGATGTCGCCGCGGCGCCGTGGGGAGCGGACGCCCTGACCGTCAACGCCTACCTCGGACCGGACACGCTGGAGCCGTTCGTCAAAGTGGCGAGCGAGCGCGAGGCCGGAATCTACGTCCTCGTCCGTACGAGCAACCCCGGCTCGGCCGGCTTTCAGTCCCGCCCGGGCGACGCCGTCCCGATCTACCGCAGCGTGGCGGAACTCGTTGAGACCCTGGCCGCCCGTACCGGCGGTGCCGTCGGGGCGGTCGTCGGCGCGACCTATCCGGAAGAACTCGTCGAACTCCGCGGCGTGATGCCGAGTGCCCCACTTCTCGTCCCCGGCTACGGCGCCCAGGGGGGAAGCTCGGCCGACACCGCCGCCGCCTTCCACTCGACCGGCCTCGGCGCCCTCGTCAACAGTTCCCGCGGGATCATCTTCGCGTTCGAGAAGAACCGGACGCCCAGGTGGGAAGACGCCGTCGAGGCGGCGACGAAGGCGATGATCGCCGACCTGGCGGCCCACACCCCAGCCGGAACTCTGACGAAATCGTGA